The proteins below are encoded in one region of Bremerella sp. P1:
- a CDS encoding sugar phosphate isomerase/epimerase family protein gives MLSRRAFTQQAAALAACSPFLATSSLLKAAEAADVPIFTQQYPWGTFYRRSKKDASDLNTMLAEVKSCGLVGYEPIAGSPQQMKTIAEAAKKHDLKVESLYVNSTLHDPAQAAASIQSVLDIAAAAKDACGTRIIVTNPSPIQWGGKQNKSDEQLRTQAESLDQLGAQLRKNGQQLAYHNHDIELREGARELHHMLASTDPNNVKFCLDAHWIFRGCGNSEVAVFDVARLYKNRIVELHLRQSHDGVWDEAFGSGDINYDQLADMLLDLDTPPLLVLEQAVEGQSPNTATAVEAHTVGREYAQKTFAKLIAQ, from the coding sequence ATGCTCAGTCGCCGTGCATTCACCCAACAAGCTGCCGCCCTGGCAGCTTGTTCGCCGTTTCTTGCTACCAGCTCACTACTGAAGGCCGCCGAAGCAGCCGACGTTCCGATCTTTACGCAGCAGTACCCTTGGGGCACGTTTTATCGCCGCAGCAAAAAAGACGCGAGCGATCTAAACACGATGCTGGCCGAAGTGAAATCGTGCGGCTTGGTCGGCTACGAGCCGATCGCTGGTTCGCCACAACAGATGAAAACCATTGCCGAGGCAGCGAAGAAACACGACCTGAAAGTTGAGTCGCTGTACGTCAACAGTACGCTGCATGATCCTGCCCAGGCAGCGGCGAGCATTCAATCTGTTCTCGACATTGCGGCCGCGGCGAAAGATGCCTGCGGGACTCGGATCATCGTGACCAACCCAAGTCCTATTCAATGGGGTGGCAAACAGAATAAGTCGGACGAGCAGCTGCGAACGCAGGCTGAGTCACTCGATCAGCTGGGAGCCCAACTGCGTAAGAATGGTCAACAGTTGGCATATCACAACCACGATATTGAACTACGCGAGGGTGCCCGAGAGCTGCATCACATGCTGGCATCGACCGATCCCAACAACGTCAAGTTCTGTTTGGATGCACATTGGATCTTTCGCGGGTGTGGTAACTCGGAAGTCGCCGTGTTTGATGTGGCTCGGCTTTACAAGAACCGCATCGTCGAACTGCATCTGCGGCAATCGCACGATGGGGTCTGGGACGAAGCCTTTGGTTCCGGCGACATCAACTATGATCAGCTCGCCGACATGCTGTTGGATCTGGATACGCCACCGCTGTTGGTGTTAGAACAGGCAGTCGAAGGGCAATCGCCCAACACGGCTACCGCAGTCGAGGCCCACACGGTTGGCCGAGAATATGCTCAGAAAACCTTTGCGAAACTCATTGCCCAGTGA
- the folE2 gene encoding GTP cyclohydrolase FolE2, giving the protein MSTDSPLSSQSPSATPLTADATRPLAMDTSPRLLPDVANDTAPQFQSSIDRVGMSGIEVAILVRGEDDVLMRTPAKVDAYVSLDDPATKGIHMSRLYLSLQNELHTEFSRKQIERILGRFLETHSEMSQSAYLQFSFEHMIQRASLLSDNTAWRSYPIQVEALKQGDSVKYRVHVRLTYSSACPCSAALSRQLLQQQFEEQFYGHNWMSAATVLNWLGSNSTLIAVPHSQRSHADITVDLDDSREDLPIDEIIQRVEGVLNTAVQAAVKRADEQEFARLNGENLMFCEDAARRMKSAIDPMPGVIDYRVQASHFESLHPHDAVAIVVKGIPGGMVP; this is encoded by the coding sequence ATGTCCACCGATTCGCCCCTATCCTCGCAATCGCCTTCGGCCACCCCACTCACGGCAGATGCGACTCGACCACTGGCAATGGATACGTCCCCACGGCTGCTGCCGGATGTCGCTAACGACACCGCTCCGCAGTTTCAATCGTCGATCGACCGCGTGGGTATGTCCGGCATCGAGGTAGCCATTTTGGTGCGCGGTGAAGATGACGTGCTGATGCGAACGCCGGCCAAAGTCGACGCGTACGTCAGCCTCGACGATCCCGCGACCAAGGGCATCCATATGTCGCGGCTCTACCTGAGCCTGCAGAACGAACTGCACACTGAGTTCTCGCGCAAGCAGATCGAACGCATTCTGGGCCGCTTCCTGGAAACGCACAGCGAGATGAGTCAGTCGGCTTACTTGCAGTTCTCTTTCGAGCACATGATTCAGCGGGCCTCGCTCCTGTCGGACAACACCGCTTGGCGAAGCTATCCGATCCAGGTCGAGGCGCTCAAGCAGGGTGACTCGGTCAAGTATCGCGTGCACGTGCGGCTGACCTATTCGAGTGCCTGCCCGTGCTCGGCGGCGCTTTCGCGACAACTGCTGCAGCAGCAATTTGAAGAACAGTTCTACGGTCACAACTGGATGAGCGCGGCCACTGTGCTCAATTGGTTGGGCTCGAACAGTACGTTGATCGCGGTTCCGCATAGCCAACGAAGCCATGCCGATATTACCGTCGACCTGGACGACTCGCGCGAAGACTTGCCGATCGACGAGATCATTCAACGCGTCGAAGGTGTTTTGAACACGGCCGTTCAAGCCGCGGTGAAGCGAGCCGATGAACAAGAGTTTGCTCGACTCAATGGCGAGAACCTGATGTTCTGCGAAGACGCCGCACGACGCATGAAGTCGGCCATCGACCCCATGCCAGGCGTGATCGACTACCGCGTTCAGGCAAGCCACTTTGAAAGCCTTCACCCGCACGACGCGGTTGCCATCGTTGTCAAAGGTATTCCTGGCGGCATGGTACCGTAG
- the hemB gene encoding porphobilinogen synthase, with protein MTATGPLGDYPNYRPRRNRQTEWSRRLVRENHLTVDDLIWPIFVQPGKATKTAIPSLPGVDRLTIDLAVEAAQRAEELGMPVVALFPATPNELKTPECEEGVNPDNLVCQSVRAIKELKLNVGILCDVALDPYSSHGQDGLVKDGYVVNDETVEMLCQQSIVQAQAGCDIIAPSDMMDGRIGAIRKALDGDGYQHVQIMSYAAKYASAFYGPFRDAVGSSGNLGGGDKKTYQMDPANTDEALREVALDIKEGADMVMVKPGMPYLDIVQRVKETFGQPTYVYQVSGEYAMLHAAAGNGWLDLDKTMLESLMAFKRAGADGILTYFAPKAAEMLKKG; from the coding sequence ATGACTGCCACGGGTCCGCTCGGAGATTACCCCAACTATCGCCCTCGCCGGAATCGGCAAACCGAATGGTCGAGGCGGTTAGTGCGAGAGAACCATCTGACCGTTGACGATCTGATTTGGCCCATCTTCGTTCAACCCGGAAAGGCCACCAAGACGGCCATCCCGTCGCTGCCTGGCGTCGACCGCCTGACCATTGACCTCGCGGTCGAAGCAGCCCAACGTGCCGAGGAGCTTGGCATGCCGGTAGTTGCTCTGTTTCCCGCGACCCCCAACGAACTGAAGACGCCTGAGTGCGAAGAAGGGGTCAATCCCGATAACCTTGTTTGTCAGTCGGTTCGAGCGATCAAAGAACTGAAGCTGAATGTCGGCATCCTGTGCGACGTGGCCCTCGATCCCTATTCCAGCCACGGGCAAGATGGCTTGGTCAAAGATGGCTATGTGGTCAACGACGAAACGGTTGAGATGCTGTGCCAACAGTCGATCGTCCAGGCCCAGGCCGGCTGCGACATCATCGCCCCGAGCGACATGATGGACGGACGCATCGGCGCCATTCGCAAGGCGCTCGATGGTGACGGCTATCAGCACGTACAGATTATGTCGTACGCGGCCAAGTATGCTTCGGCATTCTATGGCCCGTTCCGCGATGCCGTGGGTTCGTCCGGTAATCTTGGCGGCGGCGACAAGAAGACCTATCAGATGGATCCAGCCAACACCGACGAGGCGCTGCGGGAAGTAGCCCTCGACATCAAGGAAGGCGCCGACATGGTGATGGTCAAACCAGGGATGCCTTACCTCGACATTGTGCAGCGCGTGAAAGAAACGTTCGGTCAACCCACGTACGTCTATCAGGTTTCCGGCGAGTACGCCATGCTGCACGCCGCGGCCGGCAACGGCTGGCTCGACCTCGACAAGACCATGCTGGAAAGCCTGATGGCATTCAAGCGTGCCGGTGCCGATGGCATCCTGACTTACTTCGCCCCTAAAGCAGCCGAAATGCTGAAGAAGGGTTAG
- a CDS encoding EboA domain-containing protein, with protein sequence MSYTPVQLLENWILRQASDAGQAWLDTQREAVATGDLKSLYMSFGFAPRKVGKADLQLTERDLNDAAEARPGWMPHTWTIDQAARVLLLMSLPSEDDAAFYATLEKLFQTAEIREQICLYQALQLLPHQELFDDRLCDGTRTNVKSIFESIAHNNPLPMELMSEQSWNQMVLKALFIGAALDPIEGLDRRVNPELARMLIDFAHERRAAKRPIPVELWRVAAPFADEIALEDMKALYASGEQLEQSAIALALVSTASDEADVILKTNPEIAKRAENGEITWREIAQQAY encoded by the coding sequence ATGTCTTACACCCCGGTTCAACTGTTAGAGAATTGGATTCTGCGTCAGGCTTCTGATGCAGGCCAAGCCTGGCTCGACACGCAGCGCGAAGCGGTCGCTACCGGCGATCTTAAATCGCTGTACATGTCCTTTGGGTTTGCTCCGCGGAAGGTTGGCAAAGCCGATCTTCAGCTGACCGAGCGCGATTTGAACGACGCCGCCGAGGCGCGACCAGGCTGGATGCCGCACACATGGACGATCGATCAGGCAGCACGTGTTTTGCTACTGATGTCGCTGCCGTCGGAAGATGACGCCGCGTTTTATGCGACGCTCGAGAAGCTCTTTCAGACGGCCGAGATTCGCGAGCAGATCTGTCTATACCAGGCGCTGCAACTCTTGCCTCATCAAGAGCTGTTCGACGATCGCCTATGCGATGGCACCCGCACCAACGTTAAGTCGATCTTCGAGTCGATAGCCCACAACAATCCGCTGCCGATGGAACTGATGTCGGAGCAGTCCTGGAACCAGATGGTTCTCAAGGCGTTGTTCATCGGTGCCGCTTTAGATCCGATCGAAGGGCTCGACCGCCGTGTGAACCCGGAACTGGCTCGCATGCTGATCGACTTCGCCCACGAACGCCGCGCGGCCAAGCGACCGATTCCGGTAGAGTTGTGGCGAGTCGCTGCCCCGTTTGCCGATGAAATAGCATTAGAAGACATGAAAGCACTGTATGCGTCCGGCGAGCAGCTCGAACAATCTGCTATCGCACTGGCTTTGGTTTCCACCGCCTCAGACGAAGCCGACGTTATCCTGAAAACGAATCCAGAGATTGCCAAGCGTGCCGAGAACGGTGAAATCACCTGGCGCGAGATTGCCCAGCAAGCATACTAG
- a CDS encoding TatD family hydrolase — MKFIDPHIHVTSRTTDDYEAMAAAGVAAIIEPAFWLGQPRTNVGSFQDYFSSLVGFEKFRAAQFGIRHYCTIGLNSKEANNEALAEQVMEIMPLFLAKENVVAVGEIGFDDMTALEEKYLRLQLEMAKEVDLPVLIHTPHRNKKQGTYRSMDIIEEHEIPPHLVVIDHNNEETCEEVLRRGYWAAFTIYPKTKMGNERMVEIVKKYGPERIIVDSSADWGVSDPLAVPKTGNLMLERGVPEEHVELTCYKNALAAYSPSGQFEESDWLDPEPIDQRTLFEGNSVLRGGQAPRVDKPEDDRIIQ, encoded by the coding sequence ATGAAATTCATCGACCCCCACATTCACGTTACCTCGCGTACGACTGACGACTACGAAGCGATGGCTGCTGCTGGCGTGGCGGCGATTATCGAGCCGGCATTCTGGTTGGGGCAGCCACGGACCAACGTCGGTTCGTTCCAGGACTACTTCAGCAGCCTGGTCGGCTTCGAGAAATTCCGCGCGGCTCAGTTTGGCATTCGCCACTACTGCACGATCGGGCTGAACTCGAAGGAAGCCAACAACGAAGCGCTCGCCGAGCAGGTCATGGAGATCATGCCGCTGTTTCTCGCCAAAGAGAACGTGGTAGCGGTTGGTGAAATTGGCTTCGACGACATGACCGCTCTGGAAGAAAAGTACCTGCGGCTGCAGTTGGAGATGGCCAAGGAAGTCGATCTGCCGGTGCTGATCCACACGCCCCACCGCAACAAAAAGCAGGGCACCTACCGCAGCATGGACATTATCGAGGAACACGAAATACCACCCCACTTGGTGGTTATCGACCACAACAATGAGGAGACCTGTGAAGAGGTCCTTCGTAGAGGCTACTGGGCCGCGTTCACCATCTACCCCAAGACCAAGATGGGGAACGAACGCATGGTCGAGATCGTAAAGAAATATGGTCCGGAGAGAATCATTGTCGATTCGTCCGCCGATTGGGGTGTTTCGGATCCGTTAGCCGTCCCGAAAACTGGCAATTTGATGCTAGAGCGGGGTGTCCCCGAAGAACACGTTGAGTTAACCTGTTACAAGAACGCTTTGGCTGCTTATAGTCCGAGCGGTCAGTTCGAGGAATCGGATTGGTTGGACCCAGAACCCATCGATCAACGTACGTTGTTTGAAGGGAATAGCGTTCTGCGGGGCGGCCAGGCTCCTCGAGTCGATAAGCCAGAAGACGATCGTATCATTCAATAA
- a CDS encoding DUF1569 domain-containing protein, with protein MSFHRNGASDKLTRRELHLENFEDVLGEARSLSRVGYHRVAKWSLGQICEHLSRFMDASLDGFPPAPFYAVIVRPFARMMHLGKILRNEQMPAKLPTLTEFTPGEWAEDQNAIPQLEAAISRIMDPNAQFVPSPLFGNLTAEEWRKVHLWHCQHHLEFLIPAAKEASA; from the coding sequence ATGAGCTTTCATCGCAACGGCGCTAGCGACAAATTGACGCGGCGCGAGCTTCATCTCGAGAACTTTGAAGACGTTCTTGGTGAGGCAAGAAGTCTTTCTCGCGTAGGTTACCACCGGGTTGCCAAGTGGTCGCTTGGGCAAATCTGCGAACACTTATCGCGATTCATGGATGCGTCGCTCGACGGGTTTCCGCCAGCTCCTTTCTATGCTGTGATCGTTCGCCCGTTTGCCCGCATGATGCATCTTGGCAAGATCCTGCGGAATGAACAGATGCCGGCCAAGTTGCCAACTCTGACCGAGTTTACGCCTGGGGAATGGGCCGAGGACCAGAATGCGATTCCTCAACTCGAGGCCGCGATCTCGCGCATTATGGACCCCAACGCCCAGTTTGTGCCGTCCCCACTTTTTGGCAATCTGACCGCCGAAGAGTGGCGAAAGGTGCACCTCTGGCACTGCCAGCATCACCTGGAATTTCTGATTCCGGCTGCCAAAGAGGCCTCCGCCTAA